A single Triticum dicoccoides isolate Atlit2015 ecotype Zavitan chromosome 2A, WEW_v2.0, whole genome shotgun sequence DNA region contains:
- the LOC119357274 gene encoding uncharacterized protein LOC119357274, which yields MVEPSRPAGAKSSTTTTTARKKKLTATSPATPKPDKEKPADQGGKKQQSSHGNSATAAAADSPSYRLALRSLFSCRNSHAAQHQQHNQRAAPPQPAPAQADDASSRRCKKKSKKQTQLGCSASICKLRDASPRRVTLHRPPAEEEPPSGAATGAGEPCKRRASVSGAGERRVKKPLQQPQQGQGNEAAGAVVVGSSSRHWGSSTASSSSSTAGGGGSSFRLRRLSGCYECHMVVDPAGGGTSMRAAIFPCPDCGDVFVRAESLHLHQATRHAVSELGPEDTSRNIIEIIFQSSWLKKQSPVCAVDRILKVHNAPATLARFEAYRDAVKARARGGRPGAGRCTADGNELLRFHCAALSCSLGAGGATHLCDAASSSCAACGIVRDGFKFRAPGVRTMATSGRAHDDAVTVGGEEGEGGEGERRRAMLVCRVIAGRVKRRCEGTAEEAEASPSAEEEEYDSVAGTAGVYSSLDELEVFNPTAILPCFVVVYKA from the exons ATGGTGGAACCGAGCAGACCAGCCGGTGCcaagagctccaccaccaccacaacagcgaggaagaagaagctgaCGGCAACATCACCAGCCACCCCCAAGCCGGATAAGGAGAAGCCGGCGGATCAGGGCGGCAAGAAGCAGCAGAGCAGCCATGGCAACTCTGCAACTGCTGCGGCTGCGGACAGCCCGTCCTACAGGCTGGCTCTCAGGAGCCTCTTCTCCTGCAGGAACAGCCACGCGGCGCAGCACCAGCAGCACAAccagcgcgccgccccgccgcagccggcgccggcgcaggcggacgaCGCCTCCAGCAGGAGGtgcaagaagaagtccaagaagcaGACGCAGCTCGGCTGCTCCGCCTCCATCTGCAAGCTCCGGGACGCCAGCCCGCGCCGGGTCACGCTGCACCGCCCGCCCGCCGAGGAGGAGCCACCCTCCGGCGCCGCGACCGGAGCAGGCGAGCCGTGCAAGCGCCGGGCGTCGGTGAGCGGTGCCGGCGAGCGGCGCGTGAAGAAGCCCCTGCAGCAGCCGCAGCAGGGGCAGGGGAACGAGGCAGCAGGCGCCGTGGTGGTGGGCTCGTCGTCGAGGCACTGGGGGTCTTCCacggcgtcctcgtcctcgtcgacggctggcggcggcgggtcGTCGTTCCGGCTGCGGCGGCTGTCCGGGTGCTACGAGTGCCACATGGTGGTGGACCCCGCCGGCGGGGGCACCTCCATGCGCGCCGCCATCTTCCCCTGCCCCGACTGCGGCGACGTCTTCGTCCGCGCCGAGAGCCTCCACCTCCACCAGGCCACCCGCCACGCAG TGTCTGAGCTGGGGCCGGAGGACACGAGCCGTAACATCATCGAGATAATCTTCCAGTCGAGCTGGCTCAAGAAGCAGAGTCCGGTGTGCGCTGTGGACCGCATCCTCAAGGTGCACAACGCGCCGGCCACCCTCGCCCGCTTCGAGGCCTACCGCGACGCCGTCAAGGCCAGGGCGCGCGGGGGGCGCCCCGGCGCCGGCCGATGCACCGCCGACGGCAACGAGCTGCTCCGCTTCCACTGCGCCGCGCTCTCGTGCTCCCTCGGCGCGGGGGGCGCCACCCACCTCTGCGACGcggccagctcctcctgcgccgcgTGCGGCATCGTCCGGGACGGGTTCAAGTTCAGGGCGCCCGGGGTCCGCACCATGGCCACCAGCGGGCGCGCGCACGACGATGCCGTGACCGTGggtggggaggagggggagggcggcgAAGGAGAGCGGCGTAGGGCCATGCTCGTGTGCCGGGTCATCGCCGGCCGGGTGAAGCGCCGCTGCGAGGGCACAGCGGAGGAGGCGGAAGCGTCGCcgtcggcggaggaggaggagtacgACTCGGTGGCGGGGACGGCGGGGGTGTACTCGAGCCTGGACGAGCTGGAGGTGTTCAACCCCACGGCCATCCTCCCCTGCTTCGTCGTCGTCTACAAGGCTTGA